From Triticum aestivum cultivar Chinese Spring chromosome 4A, IWGSC CS RefSeq v2.1, whole genome shotgun sequence, a single genomic window includes:
- the LOC123081725 gene encoding B3 domain-containing protein Os03g0212300 has product MCEPIAVRPFLTSPFLGGGVKKSIPEEESREARRCIYHRCTFERRGRGRRRKEEEEGFATWHGIHGIVGSFFFLFLPLPLALPSSQAPVSPPSQPAAAERGPGDRHRRLLSATPLRPETGEMEGFEFFQIILDNSSSRLRLPDKFTRVLLDGGKPQEVKLQEAGHGRRFWDVKVVLDADGHMYLGRGWEQFARAHDLRLGYFLVFSFDGDAVLTVKVFDVSMCRRHYQHDGDTSSGSSSDGDSGSSNASDGGSGGNNWSLAEMDVEDGPTGQFSAMLRKCNLGMKQEQYLNVPVDFQLAHGYAERSKVELRMRGKSWLVHLKHNPKTGGRPRASFRYGWHQFCVDNALGEGDTCFFRALRQGSAGGGGEDHLLKVEVRRRDGSFLV; this is encoded by the exons ATGTGCGAGCCCATTGCCGTCCGGCCCTTTCTCACATCTCCATTTCTCGGTGGAGGGGTCAAGAAGTCTATCCCGGAGGAGGAATCCAGAGAAGCGAGGCGTTGTATATATCACCGCTGCACATTCGAGAGGAGAggcagaggaaggaggaggaaggaggaagaagagggtttTGCTACGTGGCATGGAATTCATGGCATAGTtggttctttcttcttcctcttcctaccCCTGCCTCTTGCTCTTCCTTCTTCGCAAGCACCAGTCTCTCCGCCCTCGCAGCCAGCCGCTGCCGAGAGGGGGCCGGGAGATCGCCACCGCCGGCTGCTCTCTGCCACGCCGCTTCGACCAG AGACAGGTGAGatggaaggtttcgagttcttccAGATCATACTTGACAACTCCTCGAGCAGGCTG aggctgcctgacaagttTACCAGGGTGCTGCTAGACGGCGGCAAGCCCCAGGAAGTGAAGCTACAGGAGGCCGGCCATGGGCGTCGCTTCTGGGACGTGAAGGTGGTGCTGGAcgccgacggccacatgtacctagggCGCGGCTGGGAGCAGTTCGCCCGTGCGCACGACCTGCGGCTCGGCTACTTCCTCGTCTTCAGCTTCGACGGCGACGCCgtgctcaccgtgaaggtgttcgaCGTGAGCATGTGCCGCAGGCACTACCAGCACGACGGTGACACCA GCAGTGGGAGCAGCAGCGACGGTGACAGTGGGAGCAGCAACGCCAGCGACGGCGGCAGTGGTGGCAACAACTGGAGCCTGGCGGAGATGGACGTCGAGGACGGGCCGACGGGGCAGTTCAGCGCCATGCTGAGGAAATGCAACCTGGGCATGAAGCAGGAACAGTACCTG AACGTGCCGGTGGATTTCCAGCTCGCGCACGGGTACGCGGAGAGGAGCAAGGTGGAGCTGCGGATGCGCGGCAAGTCGTGGCTCGTGCACCTCAAGCACAACCCCAAGACGGGTGGCAGGCCGCGGGCGTCTTTCAGGTACGGATGGCACCAGTTCTGCGTCGACAACGCCCTCGGCGAGGGCGACACCTGCTTCTTCCGAGCGCTCCGCCAAggcagcgccggcggcggcggcgaggaccaCCTACTCAAGGTGGAAGTGAGGAGGCGCGACGGCAGCTTCCTGGTCTGA
- the LOC123081726 gene encoding uncharacterized protein yields MLRSCAGHGARTVASPRRATPPHRGRRPHLLGPRSSAKKSPEEAERGGGNAKNGLAGALPSKTVLLRAGAVLFALGFVDAGYSGDWSRIGAISKDAEELLKLGAYAVVPLCLALALRAPGDGGDES; encoded by the exons ATGCTGCGCTCCTGCGCCGGCCACGGCGCCAGGACGGTCGCCTCTCCGCGCAGGGCCACGCCGCCGCACCGCGGCAGGCGCCCGCACCTCCTCGGCCCGCGCAGCAGCGCAAAGAAGTCCCCCGAGGAAGCAGAGCGAGGCGGGGGCAACGCCAAGAACGGCCTCGCCGGCGCGCTCCCCAGCAAGACGGTGCTCCTGCGCGCCGGCGCGGTTCTCTTCGCCCTCGGCTTCGTCGACGCCGG GTACAGCGGCGACTGGTCCCGCATCGGCGCCATCTCCAAGGACGCCGAGGAGCTGCTCAAGCTCGGGGCCTACGCCGTCGTGCCTCTCTGCCTGGCCCTCGCACTCCGGGCGCCCGGAGACGGCGGCGATGAATCTTAG